From Nonlabens sp. Ci31, the proteins below share one genomic window:
- the rfbB gene encoding dTDP-glucose 4,6-dehydratase has protein sequence MNRKKILITGGAGFIGSHVVRLFVTSYPNYDIYNLDALTYAGNLENLKDVEQASNYNFVKADITDASDLNKLFKLYNFDSVIHLAAESHVDRSIEDPLSFAKTNVLGTINLLESFKMYSDFKKGLFYHISTDEVYGTLGETGLFKENTSYDPNSPYAASKASSDHFVRAYGETYGLPFVISNCSNNYGSFQFPEKLIPLFINNIINLKPLPVYGDGNYTRDWLFVVDHAKAIDTVFHKAKIGETYNIGGHNEWKNIDLVKLLCSKMNKHLNRAAGESEKLITFVKDRPGHDLRYAIDASKIERELGWKPSLTFDSGLEKTIAWYLENETWLNHLTSGKYQEYYDGQYK, from the coding sequence ATGAATAGAAAGAAGATATTAATAACTGGCGGTGCTGGTTTTATAGGATCACATGTGGTTCGACTATTTGTCACATCATACCCCAATTACGATATATACAATTTAGATGCGCTTACCTATGCGGGAAATTTGGAGAATCTGAAAGATGTGGAACAGGCTTCTAATTACAATTTTGTAAAGGCAGACATTACAGATGCTAGTGATTTAAACAAGTTGTTTAAACTTTATAATTTTGATAGTGTTATTCATCTAGCGGCAGAGTCCCATGTAGATCGATCTATTGAGGATCCGTTGTCTTTTGCAAAGACTAATGTTTTAGGTACCATAAATTTATTAGAGTCTTTTAAGATGTATAGTGACTTTAAAAAAGGTCTTTTTTACCATATTAGTACGGACGAGGTCTATGGAACCCTCGGAGAAACGGGGCTTTTTAAGGAAAATACTTCTTACGATCCTAATTCTCCCTATGCTGCTTCTAAAGCAAGCTCTGACCATTTCGTAAGAGCTTACGGAGAAACTTATGGGTTGCCTTTTGTGATCTCTAATTGTTCTAATAACTATGGATCCTTTCAGTTCCCTGAGAAATTAATTCCGCTCTTTATTAATAACATCATCAATTTAAAACCATTACCGGTCTATGGAGACGGGAATTATACAAGAGATTGGTTATTTGTAGTAGATCATGCCAAAGCTATAGATACTGTTTTTCATAAAGCTAAAATAGGAGAGACCTATAATATAGGTGGACACAATGAATGGAAGAACATCGATTTGGTAAAATTACTTTGCTCCAAAATGAATAAGCATTTGAATAGGGCTGCAGGGGAAAGTGAAAAATTGATCACCTTTGTTAAAGATAGACCTGGTCATGATTTAAGATATGCCATTGATGCCTCCAAAATAGAAAGAGAATTGGGATGGAAACCTTCTCTTACTTTTGACAGCGGATTAGAAAAGACGATAGCCTGGTATTTAGAAAATGA